The following coding sequences lie in one Rutidosis leptorrhynchoides isolate AG116_Rl617_1_P2 chromosome 6, CSIRO_AGI_Rlap_v1, whole genome shotgun sequence genomic window:
- the LOC139851720 gene encoding auxin response factor 18-like, with protein MITIMDSKETLKESEKCLDSQLWHACAGSMIQLPLVNSKVFYFPQGHAEHTAGNVDFRGRNSQSRVPAWIPCRVAGIRFKADVDTDEVYAKIRLIPVSGSGELTTFDDEDLSSENGESSDGQVKPTSFAKTLTQSDANNGGGFSVPRYCAETIFPRLDYSEDPPVQTILAKDVHGDTWKFRHIYRGTPRRHLLTTGWSTFVNHKKLVAGDSIVFLRAENGELCVGIRRAKRGVGSVHETSSGWNPVGGNCVISHGGYYPILRNGGGNSKAKVEAESVIQAVKQAMSGQMFEVVFYPRASTPEFCVKAALVKNAMQIRWAPGMRFKMPFETEDSSRISWFMGTISSVQVVDPIRWPDSPWRLLQFYLMNCNSVTWDEPDLLQNVKRVNPWLVELVSTMPAIHMSPFSPPRKKCRPSLHPDYTMEAQIPIPIPALCGPHSHLFGGPITGPFGYHLPDNLNPHHPASIQGARHARYNFSLSDIQLDTKLNSGFFPTNTKPSQRVSPFLNKPSVSESISCLLTIGNSNTTVKNPETPKASQFLLFGKPILTEQQISHSGNVSGSGSGSGWDPPINLETGHCKVFLESEDVGRTLDLSLLDSYEELSKNLTNMFKIENFIMLNRVHYWDATGALKKIGAEPFSEFMKTAKRLTILADSSSENNDRNVDC; from the exons atgatTACTATTATGGATTCAAAAGAGACATTGAAAGAAAGTGAAAAATGTTTAGATTCACAGTTATGGCATGCTTGTGCCGGAAGTATGATTCAATTGCCACTGGTAAATTCAAAAGTATTTTATTTTCCACAAGGGCATGCCGAACATACTGCCGGAAATGTCGATTTCCGGGGTCGAAACAGTCAGTCTAGAGTTCCGGCATGGATCCCATGTCGAGTTGCGGGTATTAGGTTCAAGGCAGATGTCGATACCGATGAGGTTTACGCCAAAATTAGGTTGATTCCGGTGAGTGGTTCCGGTGAGTTAACTACTTTTGATGATGAAGATTTGAGTTCGGAAAACGGTGAGTCATCGGACGGTCAGGTGAAACCGACGTCATTTGCGAAAACGTTGACGCAGTCCGATGCGAATAACGGTGGCGGGTTTTCGGTTCCGAGGTATTGCGCGGAGACGATATTTCCTCGTCTTGATTACTCCGAGGACCCACCTGTTCAAACGATTTTAGCGAAAGATGTTCATGGTGACACGTGGAAGTTTCGGCATATTTATCGGGGGACCCCACGACGGCATTTGCTTACAACCGGGTGGAGTACGTTTGTGAATCATAAGAAGCTTGTTGCCGGAGACTCGATCGTGTTTCTTAGGGCGGAAAACGGTGAACTTTGTGTAGGAATTCGACGAGCGAAAAGAGGAGTAGGTAGTGTTCACGAGACGTCGTCGGGTTGGAATCCGGTTGGGGGTAATTGTGTCATTTCACATGGCGGGTATTATCCGATTTTGAGAAATGGCGGTGGGAATTCAAAGGCGAAAGTGGAAGCTGAATCGGTGATTCAAGCGGTGAAACAAGCAATGAGCGGGCAAATGTTTGAGGTCGTGTTTTACCCGAGAGCAAGTACGCCCGAGTTTTGTGTCAAAGCAGCGCTTGTTAAGAACGCCATGCAGATCCGGTGGGCCCCAGGGATGAGGTTTAAAATGCCGTTTGAGACCGAGGATTCATCCCGGATCAGTTGGTTCATGGGAACAATTTCTTCGGTCCAGGTTGTTGACCCGATTCGTTGGCCCGATTCACCTTGGAGACTTTTACAG TTTTATTTGATGAATTGCAATTCAGTGACATGGGACGAGCCCGATTTGCTTCAGAACGTGAAACGGGTCAACCCGTGGCTTGTAGAATTAGTATCAACAATGCCAGCAATTCATATGTCACCGTTCTCACCACCTCGAAAGAAATGTAGACCTTCCCTGCACCCTGATTACACGATGGAAGCCCAAATCCCGATCCCGATTCCCGCATTGTGCGGGCCTCATTCGCACCTATTTGGCGGGCCCATCACCGGACCATTCGGTTACCATCTTCCCGATAATTTGAATCCTCATCATCCTGCTAGCATACAGGGAGCCAGGCACGCTCGTTATAATTTTTCTCTTTCAGATATCCAGTTAGATACTAAACTCAATTCGGGTTTTTTCCCAACCAATACCAAACCTTCACAACGGGTCAGCCCGTTTCTTAACAAACCTTCCGTATCCGAATCCATATCTTGTCTGTTAACAATTGGTAATTCAAACACAACTGTGAAAAATCCCGAAACCCCTAAAGCATCTCAGTTTTTACTCTTTGGTAAGCCAATTTTAACCGAGCAACAGATCTCTCATAGCGGGAATGTCTCGGGTTCAGGCTCCGGGTCGGGCTGGGACCCACCTATAAACTTAGAGACCGGGCATTGTAAGGTTTTCTTGGAATCAGAAGACGTTGGTCGGACTCTCGATCTCTCTTTGCTTGATTCGTATGAAGAATTAAGCAAGAACCTGACTAACATGTTCAAAATCGAAAACTTTATAATGCTGAACCGTGTTCATTATTGGGATGCAACAGGAGCACTTAAAAAGATTGGTGCCGAACCATTTAG TGAGTTTATGAAGACAGCGAAAAGGTTGACGATTTTAGCAGACTCGAGTAGCGAAAACAATGATCGAAATGTGGATTGTTGA